The following are from one region of the Leucobacter sp. Psy1 genome:
- a CDS encoding ABC transporter substrate-binding protein — MTALLLLTVSGCGASEPVEAATDQSGGEGTTAYPLTIENCGRDIVFEQAPQRTASLDQNSTEILLSLGLEDRLVGTASWTDPVLPTLEAANADVPRLADDAPTYEVLLGADPDFVTASFGRHFAEEGGVASRDRLDETGIATYLSPTDCENDRSINGGGTRTKALTVDALMQEIRDLAAIYDVPQRGEALVDELEGRADAAIEGTALDGKSVAFWFADTRTPYVAGGLGSAQILADLTGMENVYADLNDDWPATTWEAVVDRDPDIIVLGDLQRDRFPGDRLEDKQQFLEGDALTRTLRAVDDGCFIALHGAEMNPSIRYVEGLEKIRDWSEGSRACAADAD; from the coding sequence GTGACTGCACTGCTGCTCCTCACCGTGAGTGGATGCGGAGCCTCGGAACCGGTCGAAGCTGCTACCGACCAGTCTGGCGGCGAAGGCACAACGGCGTATCCGCTCACGATCGAGAACTGCGGACGAGACATCGTGTTCGAGCAGGCGCCGCAGCGCACGGCCTCACTCGATCAGAATTCGACGGAGATCCTCCTCTCTCTGGGACTCGAGGATCGACTTGTGGGCACAGCGTCCTGGACCGACCCGGTGCTCCCCACTCTCGAGGCTGCGAACGCCGATGTCCCGCGACTGGCTGATGATGCACCGACCTACGAGGTGCTCCTCGGTGCCGATCCCGATTTCGTCACTGCTTCGTTCGGCCGCCATTTCGCCGAGGAAGGAGGGGTCGCATCACGCGATCGGCTCGATGAGACGGGGATCGCGACGTACCTCTCACCGACCGACTGTGAGAACGATCGCAGTATCAATGGGGGTGGAACCCGGACGAAAGCGTTGACGGTCGATGCGCTCATGCAGGAAATTCGTGACCTCGCTGCGATCTATGACGTCCCCCAACGAGGAGAGGCACTCGTGGACGAACTCGAGGGTCGCGCCGACGCGGCGATTGAGGGGACTGCGCTCGACGGAAAGAGCGTGGCGTTCTGGTTCGCTGATACCCGGACGCCCTACGTCGCCGGCGGTCTCGGGTCGGCTCAGATCCTCGCCGACCTCACCGGTATGGAGAATGTCTACGCAGACCTCAACGATGACTGGCCCGCGACCACCTGGGAGGCGGTAGTCGATCGGGACCCGGACATCATCGTGCTCGGTGACCTGCAGCGGGACCGCTTCCCCGGCGACCGACTGGAGGACAAGCAGCAGTTCCTCGAAGGCGATGCGCTCACGCGCACGCTCCGTGCCGTCGATGACGGGTGTTTCATCGCACTGCACGGCGCCGAGATGAATCCCTCGATCCGCTACGTCGAGGGACTCGAGAAGATTCGCGATTGGTCTGAAGGATCGCGCGCCTGTGCTGCGGATGCGGACTGA
- a CDS encoding iron chelate uptake ABC transporter family permease subunit has protein sequence MRTDTRTGRAGAPRIAWVIGLWGAGIAVFLFSVAGAVTLGPADVSLVNVRDVVTNHLGLTEIAVRVSEDAIVWQERLPRALVAASCGIGLGLCGAILQSLLRNPLADPFILGVSSGASTGAVAVGVLGLGGSALGLSGGAFIGALGAFGLVLLLAKYTSAGSSSVVLAGVASTQLFSALTSLVIFAFADSDATRGVMFWMLGSLEGMRWSDVALTGAAAAVATVVALLYIRSLDAFAFGEDVASSLGIHVTRTRLILLVMTALLTATLVSVTGAIGFVGLVLPHAARLIFGQRHSRVLPATIVLGAIFMVWVDAGSRVAFAPTPLPVGVGTALVGVPVFVLLLVRKGRAHVT, from the coding sequence ATGCGGACTGACACCCGCACCGGGCGTGCGGGTGCGCCGCGCATCGCATGGGTGATCGGTCTGTGGGGTGCGGGGATCGCGGTCTTCCTGTTCTCCGTCGCGGGGGCGGTCACCTTGGGTCCCGCCGATGTGTCACTGGTCAACGTGCGCGACGTGGTGACGAACCATCTGGGTTTGACCGAGATCGCCGTGCGGGTGTCCGAGGATGCCATCGTCTGGCAGGAGCGTCTCCCGCGCGCGCTCGTCGCCGCGTCGTGCGGGATCGGTCTCGGCCTCTGCGGCGCGATCCTGCAGTCCCTGCTGCGCAATCCGCTCGCGGACCCCTTCATTCTCGGCGTTTCATCCGGTGCGTCGACCGGGGCGGTCGCGGTGGGTGTTCTCGGTCTCGGTGGGAGTGCGTTGGGCCTCTCCGGTGGCGCCTTCATTGGTGCTCTCGGCGCATTCGGTCTGGTGCTTCTCTTGGCGAAGTACACCAGTGCGGGATCGAGCAGCGTTGTGCTCGCAGGTGTTGCAAGCACTCAACTGTTCTCAGCTCTGACTTCGCTCGTCATCTTTGCCTTTGCAGATTCCGATGCGACGCGCGGCGTGATGTTCTGGATGCTGGGATCGCTCGAGGGAATGCGGTGGAGCGACGTCGCGCTGACGGGGGCCGCGGCAGCGGTCGCAACGGTGGTCGCCCTCCTGTACATCCGGTCGCTCGACGCTTTCGCGTTCGGTGAGGACGTGGCGTCCTCGCTCGGGATTCATGTCACCCGCACCCGGTTGATCCTGCTCGTGATGACTGCGCTCCTGACCGCCACTCTCGTGAGCGTGACCGGAGCCATCGGGTTTGTCGGGCTCGTGCTCCCACATGCGGCGCGACTCATCTTCGGACAACGGCACTCGCGGGTGCTTCCGGCCACTATCGTGCTCGGAGCGATATTCATGGTGTGGGTGGACGCAGGTTCCCGTGTCGCGTTCGCGCCCACACCGTTGCCGGTCGGTGTGGGTACGGCCCTCGTCGGCGTGCCGGTGTTCGTGCTGCTGCTCGTGAGGAAGGGGCGTGCCCATGTCACTTGA
- a CDS encoding HAD family phosphatase: protein MGPGRSLQTSPHRLMNADLLPRQVAVIFDLDGTLVDSEPHCARTWDELARELGTALPTAGPVGATVDARVRMMEHRTGISAEQIHSMYWGRLEACFRKALRPLARTYALACQLRTAGAPVAIASNSRRERVDRTIEIALPELLGVPSIAADEVAHPKPAPDLFLRAATHLGIEPHDCLVVEDSDIGMAAARAAGMMTLRVHH from the coding sequence ATGGGACCCGGCCGCAGTTTGCAGACTTCGCCTCATCGCCTCATGAACGCTGACTTACTGCCCCGTCAGGTCGCCGTCATCTTCGATCTCGATGGAACGCTCGTCGATTCAGAACCGCACTGCGCGCGCACCTGGGATGAACTCGCCCGCGAACTGGGCACCGCGCTCCCGACGGCAGGACCCGTAGGTGCGACTGTGGACGCGAGAGTGCGGATGATGGAGCATCGCACCGGGATCTCCGCCGAACAGATCCACTCGATGTATTGGGGCCGCTTAGAGGCATGCTTCCGAAAGGCACTGCGTCCCCTGGCGCGCACATATGCGCTCGCGTGCCAGTTGAGAACGGCAGGGGCACCAGTGGCGATCGCGAGCAACAGTCGACGAGAGCGGGTGGATCGAACGATTGAGATCGCCCTGCCCGAATTGCTTGGCGTTCCGTCGATTGCCGCGGATGAGGTGGCGCACCCCAAGCCGGCCCCCGATCTTTTTCTTCGGGCAGCAACCCATCTCGGCATCGAACCGCACGACTGTCTCGTCGTCGAAGACAGCGACATTGGTATGGCTGCTGCACGTGCGGCAGGGATGATGACGCTGCGAGTGCACCACTGA
- a CDS encoding MFS transporter: MSTRTPRGRSPFGNESAQSPGVFGREYRALTIGILLSVAVVAFESLGVATILPVVARELDGMGAFGWGLAALMLANVLGTVVAGRSADRRGPVPAMWAGVTAFVLGCAVSGLAGSWPLFIAGRVLQGGGVGALMVLAYTVIGLSYPEKLRSRMYALLSSAWTIPALIGPSVAGILSDAVGWRWVFGMVIPLTAIASLLTAPGLQRVTCSPVREVSETHTVKPQRWWRGHVVSAIQLAAGSALLLQALLFERPLLMLIGIGVGVALAVPALRRVTPSGTLTARSGLGAGVVIRALLCGAYFGAEAFLPLGLQEVRGLNATVAGLGLSVGALTWVAGSLIQARWDASQASRPRSVVIGSLVLLLGTTGIAAAMSSTVPWWFAIVGWAIGGLGMGIAFNASTTETLSLAAPKEQGQVSSALQLAQTLATALIAGLGGAAIAHVASELLHVALLAVLSVTGMLAFFSALLARRVTD; encoded by the coding sequence ATGTCTACACGAACCCCCCGGGGTCGCTCACCTTTCGGAAACGAGTCCGCTCAATCGCCGGGAGTGTTTGGCCGGGAGTATCGAGCCCTGACGATTGGGATTCTGCTTTCGGTGGCAGTGGTCGCTTTCGAGTCTCTCGGTGTGGCGACGATTCTTCCGGTTGTCGCGAGAGAACTCGACGGGATGGGCGCGTTCGGTTGGGGGCTCGCCGCACTCATGTTGGCGAATGTTCTGGGAACGGTAGTTGCGGGGCGCTCCGCCGATCGTCGTGGACCTGTTCCGGCGATGTGGGCCGGGGTAACAGCGTTTGTTCTGGGCTGCGCGGTCAGCGGGTTAGCTGGTTCATGGCCGCTATTCATTGCGGGTCGAGTGCTGCAGGGAGGGGGAGTGGGCGCGCTCATGGTGCTCGCATACACCGTGATTGGCTTGTCCTACCCCGAAAAGCTACGTTCACGGATGTACGCACTGCTCTCCTCCGCCTGGACGATTCCCGCGCTTATCGGACCTTCTGTGGCGGGGATACTTTCCGATGCTGTCGGATGGCGATGGGTCTTCGGGATGGTCATCCCCCTCACCGCAATCGCCAGCCTCCTCACGGCGCCGGGACTTCAGCGAGTCACTTGTTCTCCGGTGAGAGAGGTCTCAGAAACACACACCGTCAAACCTCAAAGGTGGTGGAGAGGCCACGTGGTGAGCGCTATTCAGCTCGCCGCCGGAAGCGCGCTCCTCCTACAGGCCTTGCTCTTCGAGCGACCCCTGCTCATGCTTATCGGCATCGGAGTCGGAGTCGCTCTCGCGGTGCCAGCGCTGCGGAGAGTGACCCCTTCTGGCACTCTGACTGCACGATCGGGCTTGGGAGCTGGTGTCGTTATTCGCGCTCTCCTCTGTGGCGCATACTTTGGTGCGGAAGCTTTTCTCCCTCTGGGGCTTCAAGAGGTGCGAGGACTGAACGCCACGGTTGCCGGCCTCGGGCTTTCTGTCGGCGCGCTGACCTGGGTGGCTGGTTCACTGATTCAAGCTCGGTGGGACGCATCGCAGGCCAGCCGGCCTCGGAGTGTCGTCATCGGATCTCTCGTCCTTCTCCTCGGAACCACGGGGATCGCCGCCGCCATGAGTTCAACCGTGCCCTGGTGGTTCGCAATCGTGGGCTGGGCGATCGGCGGTCTGGGGATGGGCATCGCATTCAATGCGTCAACCACCGAAACGCTTTCACTCGCTGCACCCAAAGAGCAGGGGCAGGTCAGTAGCGCACTACAGCTCGCACAGACCCTGGCTACAGCGCTCATCGCCGGCCTGGGGGGCGCCGCGATTGCTCATGTCGCTTCGGAGCTCTTGCACGTCGCTCTGCTCGCTGTTCTCAGCGTCACGGGAATGCTCGCCTTCTTCAGCGCCTTGCTCGCGCGACGCGTCACCGACTGA
- a CDS encoding mandelate racemase/muconate lactonizing enzyme family protein codes for MQITRIDTCGLRGATPEGGWTHELQPDDVVHTLVAVHTDTGEVGIGSAFTSERLVTGALELLEPHLIGRDPRQVSQLSETLHQVSFWMGRGGTLTHAASAIDIALWDIFGQSTGQPVSVLLGGRYREQVRPYASVLIDEVGPMTDTLATLVDAGFTAFKIGWGKFGRVDPSTDERTVVAARAAVGNSVLAVDAGGSEAFFPGTVNWAKRTSRMLDDYGVAWFEEPLPPDDLEGFAELRAHSTVPISGGEVLTRRQSFAPFLAHRAFDIVQPDTTKGGGLSESRRIGWSAEDRGMKLIPHGWNTAVGLAADLHLASALAMTDFVEYKTGSAYVDALTEHGWELTPDGLLDVPTAPGLGITLQRETLERYGTRPQFADFASSPHER; via the coding sequence ATGCAGATCACCAGAATCGACACCTGCGGACTCCGAGGAGCGACGCCCGAGGGCGGGTGGACACACGAGCTGCAGCCAGATGACGTGGTCCACACCCTGGTAGCGGTCCACACCGATACTGGCGAGGTGGGGATCGGCAGCGCTTTCACGAGCGAGCGCCTCGTCACCGGCGCGCTCGAGCTCCTCGAACCGCACCTCATCGGTCGCGATCCCCGTCAGGTTTCCCAGCTGAGCGAAACCCTGCACCAGGTTTCTTTTTGGATGGGACGCGGCGGCACACTGACGCACGCTGCAAGCGCGATCGATATCGCTCTCTGGGACATCTTCGGCCAGTCGACCGGGCAACCCGTGTCGGTACTCCTGGGGGGACGGTACCGCGAACAGGTGCGCCCCTATGCGTCAGTGCTCATCGATGAGGTCGGCCCGATGACGGACACCCTCGCCACTCTCGTCGATGCGGGATTCACAGCATTCAAGATCGGGTGGGGGAAGTTCGGTCGTGTCGACCCTTCCACCGACGAACGCACAGTCGTGGCGGCACGAGCGGCCGTGGGGAATAGCGTCCTCGCAGTCGACGCCGGCGGTTCGGAGGCATTCTTCCCCGGCACCGTGAACTGGGCCAAGCGAACATCGCGCATGCTCGACGACTACGGAGTGGCCTGGTTCGAAGAACCCCTCCCTCCCGACGACCTCGAGGGATTCGCCGAGCTCCGCGCACATTCGACAGTGCCGATCAGCGGAGGCGAAGTACTGACCCGTCGACAGTCATTCGCGCCATTCCTCGCGCATCGAGCCTTTGACATTGTGCAACCGGACACCACGAAAGGTGGTGGCCTGAGCGAATCACGGCGCATCGGTTGGTCCGCTGAGGACCGAGGAATGAAACTCATCCCGCACGGATGGAACACCGCGGTAGGACTCGCGGCCGACCTGCATCTCGCTTCAGCACTGGCCATGACCGATTTCGTCGAGTACAAGACCGGTTCCGCGTACGTCGACGCGCTCACCGAACACGGATGGGAGCTCACACCCGACGGACTTCTTGACGTCCCGACAGCTCCCGGCCTGGGCATCACCCTCCAGCGCGAAACACTGGAGAGATATGGGACCCGGCCGCAGTTTGCAGACTTCGCCTCATCGCCTCATGAACGCTGA
- a CDS encoding transcriptional regulator, whose protein sequence is MNHPRKEIDTLIHSPVRFSLLAALANLEDVDFRFLADLLEVSDSALSQALTALESASLVSVRKEPSGRRTKTWVAITPAGRQAFAQHLTTLQAIVSTGTSKHPHTPGEQTE, encoded by the coding sequence ATGAACCACCCCCGTAAGGAAATCGATACGCTCATCCACTCCCCCGTGAGGTTCTCACTCCTCGCAGCGCTCGCGAACCTTGAGGACGTGGACTTTCGATTCCTCGCCGACCTGCTCGAGGTGTCAGATTCCGCTCTCTCGCAAGCCCTGACTGCTCTTGAGTCAGCCAGCCTCGTGTCTGTGCGCAAGGAGCCCTCAGGGCGACGCACCAAAACCTGGGTCGCGATCACCCCCGCGGGACGACAAGCCTTCGCGCAACACCTCACCACCTTGCAGGCCATCGTGAGTACCGGCACGAGCAAGCACCCCCACACCCCAGGAGAGCAGACAGAATGA
- a CDS encoding TetR/AcrR family transcriptional regulator — protein sequence MDSEIGEQGRGRPRDPRIDLAIRSAALAVLEQSGYSQLTLEAVATQAGTNKPALRRRWRSKQHLVVDALLSRLGSAPTPDTGCTHCDLIQGINTLSQGFNDGNLGKVLPALVADLDNDPALREEFFTKLFHPRRETSARALRRGIDRGEIRPDADIELVLDLLGAPAYYRALFGHLPLHDGLAEEVVTAVLSGVATEQWRGHHEQWSPKQKD from the coding sequence ATGGATAGTGAAATTGGCGAGCAGGGAAGGGGGCGCCCCCGCGACCCTCGCATCGACCTCGCGATCCGGTCCGCCGCATTAGCGGTCCTCGAGCAGAGCGGGTATTCACAACTCACATTGGAAGCAGTTGCGACGCAGGCCGGCACGAACAAACCGGCTCTACGGAGACGGTGGCGTTCCAAACAACACCTCGTCGTCGACGCTCTGCTGTCTCGTTTGGGATCAGCGCCGACGCCCGACACCGGTTGCACTCACTGCGACCTCATCCAGGGCATCAACACCTTGTCGCAAGGCTTCAACGACGGCAATCTCGGCAAAGTACTCCCGGCACTGGTCGCGGATCTCGATAACGATCCCGCTCTTCGTGAGGAGTTCTTCACGAAGCTCTTCCATCCTCGGCGAGAGACTTCCGCACGTGCCCTGCGACGTGGCATCGACCGTGGGGAAATCCGGCCAGATGCCGACATCGAACTTGTCCTCGACCTCCTCGGCGCACCCGCGTACTATCGCGCACTCTTCGGCCATCTCCCGCTCCACGACGGGCTCGCCGAAGAAGTTGTTACTGCAGTACTTTCCGGGGTTGCGACCGAACAGTGGCGAGGACATCATGAGCAATGGTCACCAAAACAGAAGGACTAG
- a CDS encoding glycosyltransferase, whose product MLLTAGSRGDVEPFIALAAAVTARGDQVQVAAPEHSGVAADGVDLVSLGVDYSAVIESQGVSPIAAMRSYRTTVQPLMRGVIMGAVETALAFRPDVIVAHPRILSAPLIAEALDIPFVLAELVPTMTPTREFPAVGTVSRNLGPLNWLTYLSASAASSLFRGPLKEARRALGLRNDQLAGSPAATLIPVSPELLHRPHDWPQRVHLTGPWSRPTASTELDPAIAEFIDDGPFIYAGFGSMAQGDAAARGRALVTAARRRGQRLLIAKGLGGTALAREEQEPTAAQARTWTDSELRTRYGIDTDQLDADPDRVREHLARMEAERSEQLAAQERQREAAEREEAARLMTESERLDVESGRAAAATTHGPDPEDRAQATAEAERLSHRPEATRDDSGLAYDSAERRIPSASELERQGHNERHIETRMRADVAQGHPATDAVKQQKATKARKGRLTQNSSRQAHFNRTKFHVWSQLSFHDKVGESANSAAPVHDVTRNVGDVPHLSPTRFCVCRYASSHEGSSRRSRSSVTSRAV is encoded by the coding sequence ATGCTGCTGACCGCGGGATCACGAGGTGACGTAGAACCGTTCATCGCTCTCGCCGCTGCGGTCACTGCTCGCGGAGATCAGGTGCAGGTTGCCGCGCCTGAGCACTCCGGCGTAGCCGCAGATGGGGTTGATCTCGTGAGCCTTGGCGTGGATTACTCTGCGGTGATTGAATCGCAAGGGGTTTCTCCGATTGCTGCGATGCGTTCGTACCGTACGACGGTGCAGCCTCTGATGCGGGGCGTCATCATGGGCGCAGTAGAGACCGCCCTCGCCTTTCGCCCAGACGTCATCGTGGCGCATCCGAGGATTCTCTCGGCGCCGTTGATAGCTGAGGCGCTCGACATCCCGTTTGTTCTCGCTGAACTCGTGCCCACAATGACACCCACGCGGGAGTTCCCTGCTGTCGGAACGGTGTCACGAAACCTCGGCCCCCTCAATTGGCTGACCTACCTCAGCGCCTCGGCCGCGTCGTCACTATTTCGTGGACCATTGAAGGAGGCGAGACGTGCGCTTGGACTCCGCAATGACCAGTTGGCGGGGTCACCCGCCGCAACTCTGATACCTGTCAGTCCGGAGCTGCTTCACCGCCCGCATGACTGGCCCCAGCGCGTGCACCTCACCGGACCTTGGTCAAGGCCGACCGCATCCACAGAACTCGATCCGGCGATCGCCGAGTTTATCGATGACGGGCCGTTCATCTACGCAGGGTTCGGCTCAATGGCTCAGGGTGACGCGGCAGCTCGTGGCCGCGCCCTGGTCACTGCCGCCCGCCGCCGCGGACAACGCCTGCTGATCGCCAAGGGACTTGGCGGCACCGCTCTCGCTCGGGAAGAGCAAGAGCCCACCGCAGCCCAGGCGCGAACCTGGACGGATAGTGAGCTGCGCACCAGGTACGGGATCGACACAGATCAGCTCGACGCCGACCCGGACCGGGTACGCGAGCACCTGGCCCGCATGGAGGCCGAACGCAGCGAACAGCTCGCAGCTCAGGAGCGCCAGCGGGAAGCTGCGGAACGTGAAGAGGCGGCCCGCCTGATGACCGAGAGCGAACGACTCGACGTTGAATCCGGTCGCGCGGCGGCCGCGACGACCCACGGGCCCGACCCCGAGGATCGCGCACAGGCGACCGCTGAGGCGGAGCGATTGAGTCACCGTCCCGAGGCGACTCGGGACGACAGCGGACTCGCTTACGACTCGGCGGAGCGCCGCATCCCGTCCGCCTCGGAACTCGAACGCCAGGGCCACAATGAGCGGCACATCGAGACGAGGATGCGCGCCGACGTCGCTCAGGGACACCCTGCCACTGACGCCGTGAAGCAGCAGAAAGCCACGAAGGCACGCAAGGGCAGGCTAACGCAGAACTCGAGCCGACAGGCACATTTCAACCGAACAAAATTTCATGTGTGGTCGCAGCTATCGTTCCACGACAAGGTCGGCGAGTCCGCAAATTCAGCAGCGCCAGTTCATGATGTGACACGAAACGTAGGGGACGTGCCCCATCTTTCCCCGACGCGTTTCTGCGTCTGTCGTTATGCCTCCAGCCATGAGGGGTCATCGAGGAGATCCCGAAGCTCAGTGACCAGTCGTGCGGTATGA
- a CDS encoding N-acetyltransferase yields MTTQIVRADTSDIDTAARTLAAAFEDYAWTRYVIPDTDYRSRLLELQKLYLDYAHQHGIVGVTSTRDGVIALIPPSAPEPDSKTVERIVDLHGDRIDRVASSKSPPNAWSLETLGVSPEHQGKGRASALLDFGLEAVRAAGGSIVSLETSDHRNVRLYERFGFKVVREATQPGRPPVWTMIALL; encoded by the coding sequence ATGACCACTCAGATTGTGCGTGCAGACACGTCCGATATCGATACTGCCGCACGAACGCTCGCGGCTGCGTTCGAGGACTACGCGTGGACGAGATACGTCATCCCAGACACCGACTACCGTTCACGTCTCCTCGAGCTTCAAAAGCTGTATCTCGACTATGCCCATCAGCACGGCATCGTCGGGGTGACCAGCACACGCGACGGAGTCATTGCCCTGATTCCACCCTCGGCACCTGAGCCTGATTCTAAGACCGTAGAACGGATCGTTGATCTTCACGGAGATCGAATCGACCGGGTCGCGTCATCGAAATCTCCCCCGAATGCATGGAGCCTGGAAACGCTCGGAGTCAGCCCGGAACACCAGGGCAAAGGCCGAGCCTCTGCGCTCTTGGACTTCGGCCTCGAAGCGGTTCGCGCAGCAGGGGGTTCAATCGTCTCACTCGAAACGTCTGATCACCGAAACGTCAGGCTCTATGAGCGGTTCGGCTTCAAGGTCGTTCGCGAGGCCACTCAGCCAGGTCGGCCGCCGGTGTGGACAATGATCGCCCTGCTGTAG
- a CDS encoding CatA-like O-acetyltransferase: MDKTDLIDIDLTAWPRRQHFEHYLNVVPCTYAITVELDVTNFVDAVRSSGRRTYVAQIWAIAHVVNRHDEFKMALTDSHRPAVWSTVHPSFTVFDASRETFASVWVPYDSDFPTFHDAATHVIAKYASATDLFPQGPPPRNAFDVSSLPWTNFTGFTINVDPKANHLAPIFTLGRYVERDDRTLLPLAIQVHHAAADGFHTARLVTELRDLLDDPSWLEA; encoded by the coding sequence GTGGACAAAACGGACCTCATCGACATCGACCTCACCGCATGGCCCCGCCGTCAACACTTCGAGCACTACCTCAACGTTGTACCATGCACCTACGCGATAACCGTCGAACTCGATGTGACGAACTTCGTCGACGCCGTGCGCTCATCCGGGCGGCGAACATACGTCGCCCAGATATGGGCCATTGCCCACGTGGTCAACCGGCACGACGAGTTCAAGATGGCACTCACCGATTCCCACCGTCCGGCCGTCTGGTCGACAGTGCATCCCTCGTTCACGGTGTTCGATGCTTCACGGGAGACGTTCGCCAGTGTCTGGGTCCCCTACGACTCAGACTTCCCCACCTTCCACGACGCCGCTACGCACGTCATCGCAAAGTACGCGTCTGCCACTGACCTGTTTCCGCAGGGGCCGCCGCCACGCAACGCATTCGACGTGTCGAGCTTGCCATGGACCAACTTCACCGGCTTCACCATCAACGTCGACCCGAAAGCGAACCATCTCGCTCCGATCTTCACCCTCGGTCGATACGTTGAACGCGACGATCGCACGCTCCTCCCCCTGGCCATCCAAGTGCATCACGCTGCGGCGGACGGGTTTCATACCGCACGACTGGTCACTGAGCTTCGGGATCTCCTCGATGACCCCTCATGGCTGGAGGCATAA
- a CDS encoding GntR family transcriptional regulator codes for MQSPPVLPAISSASRRHAVAETLRQAVISGALQPGQRLTESALAEQLGTSRAPVREALRQLEQEGLVVSHPYRGTEVLGVSQDEIDNVLVPVRITLEQFAFEKAMPRLTDEDHAHLDSLISAMDDAARDRDLQALADVDVRFHEFIMQRSEQPHCLQIWNSIQPRVRAYFHRDAGLYRDASAVAQQHRFLVHALRSADSALLRDAVAAHIRTHFSDDRDPAGTVDETSDA; via the coding sequence ATGCAGTCGCCTCCCGTATTGCCTGCGATCTCTTCTGCTTCGCGTCGTCATGCGGTGGCCGAGACGCTCCGACAGGCCGTCATCTCGGGCGCGCTCCAACCCGGTCAGCGTCTCACCGAGTCCGCCCTCGCCGAGCAGCTCGGCACCAGCCGCGCACCGGTTCGCGAAGCGTTGAGGCAGCTGGAGCAGGAGGGGCTCGTCGTTTCCCACCCGTACCGGGGCACTGAGGTACTCGGCGTCTCCCAGGACGAAATCGACAACGTGTTAGTGCCGGTGAGGATCACACTCGAGCAGTTCGCGTTCGAAAAGGCTATGCCTCGCCTGACCGATGAGGACCACGCCCATCTCGACTCCCTCATCAGTGCTATGGATGATGCAGCGCGGGACCGGGACCTCCAGGCACTCGCCGACGTCGATGTCCGCTTCCATGAGTTCATCATGCAACGGTCGGAACAGCCTCATTGCTTACAGATCTGGAACTCGATTCAGCCCCGCGTACGCGCCTACTTCCACCGCGACGCCGGCTTGTACCGTGACGCATCAGCGGTCGCTCAGCAGCACCGCTTCCTCGTGCATGCTCTGCGAAGCGCAGACTCCGCCCTCCTCCGGGATGCAGTTGCTGCACATATCCGCACCCACTTCAGTGACGACCGTGACCCGGCAGGCACGGTCGATGAGACCAGCGACGCGTAG
- a CDS encoding ABC transporter ATP-binding protein, whose product MSLEARRVSWRRGGTLVVDGVSLRPNAGETIGLLGPNGSGKSSLLRLMQGVARPDDGAVLLDGIELASWGRRAVAQRVATVTQHAETDTDITVRDVVRLGRTPHRSPWGAASERDERAVDRALERVELEDRADRFWRSLSGGERQRAHIARALAQEPRELLLDEPTNHLDIRHQLDLMRLISELEVTTVIAIHDLNLAAMYCDTVMVLDRGRAVAAGTPAKVLTPGLIQEIYGVAAEVSSLADGQPHIRFLA is encoded by the coding sequence ATGTCACTTGAAGCCCGCCGCGTCTCGTGGAGACGAGGCGGAACGCTCGTGGTCGACGGTGTCTCGCTCCGGCCGAACGCGGGAGAGACGATCGGGCTGTTGGGCCCGAACGGGTCGGGAAAATCTTCGCTGCTGCGCCTGATGCAGGGAGTTGCTCGACCGGACGATGGGGCGGTCCTGCTGGATGGGATTGAACTCGCCAGTTGGGGGCGGCGCGCAGTGGCGCAACGCGTGGCTACGGTCACGCAGCACGCGGAGACCGACACCGACATCACAGTTCGTGACGTGGTTCGACTCGGTCGGACGCCGCATCGGTCACCCTGGGGAGCGGCCTCAGAGCGCGACGAACGCGCAGTGGACCGAGCGCTTGAACGTGTCGAGCTCGAGGACCGAGCAGACCGATTCTGGCGATCTCTGTCGGGCGGGGAGCGCCAGCGTGCGCATATCGCTCGGGCTCTCGCTCAAGAACCGCGCGAGTTGCTGCTCGACGAACCGACGAATCACCTCGATATTCGGCACCAACTCGACCTCATGCGATTGATCAGCGAACTCGAGGTCACGACCGTGATCGCGATCCATGACTTGAATCTCGCGGCAATGTACTGCGACACGGTGATGGTGCTGGACCGGGGAAGAGCTGTCGCGGCTGGTACGCCGGCCAAGGTGCTGACTCCCGGCCTGATTCAAGAGATCTATGGTGTCGCAGCTGAGGTCTCATCGCTTGCTGATGGACAACCGCATATTCGCTTCCTTGCGTGA